One part of the Candidatus Kouleothrix ribensis genome encodes these proteins:
- a CDS encoding Gfo/Idh/MocA family oxidoreductase — MDTVRVGIVGSGFMGRTYAEVLARHARGARLVAVALGRRAGQLAADYGVVAEPTIEELVARPDIDALILATPEQIRLPQVIAAARAGKHVLSEKPLAPDVAQADQMIAACHAAGVTLMVCQTARYRGTLARAKQLVDQGRIGKVLQIRSYAMGTRQDFADFVKLKPWIVDPAGGSFFYDQAVHNFDFMRWLIGSEVEQVFAYVTTQTGMAWPGMTIMAQLRYTGGALAQLNLCFELPDAEFPEHTTRFQIVGEQGLLDLDMYTSLRLGQQRTWQTIWQQPAIDYVNEPNSPIRLAAHAAMVQEFIDSLREGRAPAICGEDGRAAVETCEACMISARTGQAVRLPLGAA, encoded by the coding sequence ATGGACACTGTTCGGGTCGGGATCGTCGGCTCGGGCTTCATGGGCCGTACCTACGCCGAGGTGCTGGCGCGCCACGCGCGCGGCGCGCGCCTGGTGGCGGTCGCACTCGGCCGGCGCGCCGGGCAGCTCGCGGCCGACTATGGCGTAGTGGCCGAGCCGACGATCGAGGAGCTGGTGGCACGGCCCGATATCGACGCGCTGATCCTGGCCACGCCCGAGCAGATCCGGCTGCCGCAGGTGATCGCGGCCGCGCGCGCCGGCAAGCACGTGCTCAGCGAGAAGCCGCTCGCACCCGACGTGGCGCAGGCCGACCAGATGATCGCGGCCTGCCACGCCGCCGGTGTGACCCTGATGGTCTGCCAGACCGCGCGCTACCGCGGCACGCTCGCGCGCGCCAAGCAGCTGGTCGACCAGGGCCGGATCGGCAAGGTGCTGCAGATCCGCAGCTATGCGATGGGCACACGCCAGGATTTTGCCGACTTCGTCAAGCTGAAGCCGTGGATCGTCGACCCGGCCGGCGGCAGCTTCTTCTACGACCAGGCCGTGCATAACTTCGACTTCATGCGCTGGCTGATCGGCAGCGAGGTTGAGCAAGTGTTCGCGTACGTCACCACACAGACGGGCATGGCCTGGCCGGGGATGACGATCATGGCCCAGCTGCGCTACACCGGCGGCGCGCTGGCGCAGCTGAACCTATGCTTCGAGCTGCCCGACGCCGAGTTCCCCGAGCACACCACGCGCTTCCAGATCGTTGGCGAGCAAGGGCTGCTCGACCTCGACATGTATACCAGCCTGCGGCTCGGCCAGCAGCGCACCTGGCAGACGATCTGGCAGCAGCCGGCGATCGACTATGTCAACGAGCCGAACTCGCCCATCCGGCTGGCGGCGCACGCCGCAATGGTGCAAGAATTCATCGACAGCCTGCGCGAAGGGCGCGCGCCGGCCATCTGCGGCGAAGACGGCCGCGCGGCGGTCGAAACATGCGAGGCGTGCATGATCTCGGCCCGCACCGGCCAGGCGGTGCGCCTGCCGCTCGGGGCGGCGTGA
- a CDS encoding Gfo/Idh/MocA family oxidoreductase, whose amino-acid sequence MAQLRMAILGSGYMGRTYAECISKFNTRVRLVAVAGGTRAPGLAADYGAAFVPSYAELLARPDIDAVLIATPHADHRDQVIAAAAAGKHVLVEKPMATSVADCDAMIAACRQAGVVLEVIQTLRFRGTPARAKQLIDQGRIGKVRMIQGRSLVRDYAVAAGSWAGRPEHGGAFLDMGVHNFDIMRFWSGSEARRVFAHVTTYGDAPYARLSAMVQIGFANGVAAQQWTSHEVPAQSLTGSQHMYVVVGERGALEIDGYGQLLLSTPTSTELIWQQPSFDFVNHPLDPLRLAAFAAQTQAFADDVLDGRPPTVPGAEGRAAVAIVEAAVRSAASGQVAEL is encoded by the coding sequence ATGGCCCAGCTACGCATGGCGATCCTCGGCTCGGGCTACATGGGCCGGACATACGCCGAGTGCATCAGCAAGTTTAACACCCGCGTGCGCCTGGTGGCGGTGGCGGGCGGCACGCGCGCGCCTGGCCTGGCCGCCGACTACGGCGCGGCCTTCGTGCCGAGCTACGCCGAGCTGCTGGCGCGGCCCGACATCGACGCGGTGCTGATCGCCACACCGCACGCCGACCACCGCGACCAGGTGATCGCCGCAGCGGCCGCCGGCAAGCACGTGCTGGTCGAGAAGCCCATGGCCACCTCGGTAGCCGACTGCGACGCCATGATCGCGGCCTGCCGCCAGGCCGGCGTGGTGCTCGAGGTGATCCAGACCCTGCGCTTCCGCGGTACGCCCGCGCGCGCCAAACAGCTGATCGACCAGGGCCGGATCGGCAAGGTACGCATGATCCAGGGCCGCTCGCTGGTGCGCGACTACGCGGTGGCGGCGGGGTCGTGGGCCGGCCGGCCCGAGCACGGCGGCGCATTCCTCGATATGGGCGTACACAACTTCGACATTATGCGCTTCTGGAGCGGCTCGGAGGCCCGGCGCGTGTTTGCGCATGTGACAACCTATGGCGACGCGCCCTACGCCCGGCTCAGCGCCATGGTGCAGATCGGGTTTGCCAACGGTGTGGCCGCGCAGCAATGGACCTCGCACGAAGTGCCGGCGCAAAGCCTGACTGGCAGCCAGCATATGTATGTGGTGGTGGGCGAACGCGGCGCGCTTGAGATCGACGGCTACGGCCAGCTGCTGCTCAGCACGCCTACCAGCACCGAGCTGATCTGGCAGCAACCCAGCTTCGACTTCGTCAACCACCCGCTCGACCCGCTGCGGCTCGCGGCCTTCGCCGCGCAGACCCAGGCCTTCGCCGACGACGTGCTCGACGGCCGGCCGCCGACGGTGCCTGGCGCCGAGGGCCGCGCCGCCGTGGCGATCGTCGAGGCGGCGGTGCGCTCGGCCGCGAGCGGCCAGGTAGCCGAGCTCTAG
- a CDS encoding peptide ABC transporter substrate-binding protein, giving the protein MNASRQSALLRVLATTIAIVLVASCGGTPEPQVRVEQQTVVVPQQIKETVVVEQQVVVTPTQAPRAALVEDIAARPDGTPAPPDKQVLRWDYPGDFFPDPIGQSNWLDQDLMFAGLTALNLDGTVRPDIAEKWEASADGKTWTFHLRKDAKFSDGSPITVDDVLFSFNALLDPKGSTDPLYRSPFRIIAGYKDFADGKTSALAGLKASDASTVQFTLDVPTPHFPAILAPYGGKIASKKNVTEGGEKWWLKPVSSGPWKAATFEFGERDYMELVPNENYVTGPQPKLSRLIINRTTDASTMMTRYENGEIDVAYYPPPADVAAALKGSPLKADLVGNVAPGQFFFYFRHDRPPFDDPKVRQAFNMALDMDKLSRVVLQGTLTPMKSLIPRGTACWQEASNWPAFDPEKARALLAESKYGADIPSVRILVSEVLGAPSIGRWTRVASAMAEMWQENLGLPISLQNTEFEFEATKDGAAQIFRSSASPLFLDPAAMTAWFGQGAATAEQFKYSNPEVQKLLADADVATDQSARCGLYQQADKLLIGDGIYAAAWGLNNWAFAKPYVRGISMKTSWQFHLSVPEIYIAE; this is encoded by the coding sequence ATGAACGCAAGCCGGCAGTCAGCTCTGTTACGTGTGCTCGCGACCACAATCGCGATCGTGCTGGTGGCCAGTTGCGGCGGCACGCCCGAACCACAGGTGCGCGTCGAGCAGCAAACCGTCGTCGTCCCACAGCAGATCAAAGAGACCGTGGTGGTCGAGCAGCAGGTGGTTGTGACGCCCACGCAGGCACCGCGCGCCGCGCTGGTCGAAGACATCGCCGCCCGGCCCGACGGCACACCGGCCCCGCCCGACAAGCAGGTATTGCGCTGGGACTACCCCGGCGACTTCTTCCCCGACCCGATCGGCCAGAGCAACTGGCTCGACCAGGATCTGATGTTTGCCGGCCTGACCGCGCTGAACCTCGACGGCACGGTGCGCCCAGACATCGCCGAGAAATGGGAGGCGAGCGCCGATGGCAAAACCTGGACCTTCCACCTGCGCAAAGACGCCAAGTTCTCAGACGGCAGCCCGATCACCGTCGACGACGTGCTGTTCAGCTTCAACGCGCTGCTCGACCCCAAAGGCAGCACCGACCCGCTCTACCGCTCGCCGTTCCGGATCATCGCCGGGTATAAGGACTTCGCCGACGGCAAGACCAGTGCGCTGGCCGGGCTCAAGGCCAGCGATGCCAGCACGGTGCAGTTCACGCTCGACGTGCCGACCCCGCACTTCCCAGCCATCCTGGCCCCCTATGGCGGCAAGATCGCCTCGAAGAAGAACGTGACCGAGGGCGGCGAAAAGTGGTGGCTCAAGCCGGTCAGCTCGGGGCCGTGGAAGGCCGCCACATTCGAATTTGGCGAGCGGGACTACATGGAGCTGGTGCCGAACGAGAACTACGTCACCGGCCCGCAGCCCAAGCTCAGCCGGCTGATCATCAACCGCACCACCGACGCCTCGACCATGATGACACGCTACGAGAATGGTGAGATCGACGTGGCCTACTACCCACCGCCGGCCGATGTCGCGGCCGCGCTGAAGGGCAGCCCGCTCAAGGCCGATCTGGTCGGCAACGTGGCGCCTGGGCAGTTCTTCTTCTACTTCCGCCACGACCGGCCGCCGTTCGACGACCCCAAAGTGCGCCAGGCCTTCAATATGGCGCTCGACATGGACAAGCTCTCGCGCGTGGTGCTGCAGGGCACGCTCACGCCCATGAAATCGCTCATCCCGCGCGGCACGGCGTGCTGGCAAGAAGCGAGCAACTGGCCGGCGTTCGACCCCGAGAAAGCCCGCGCGCTGCTGGCCGAGTCGAAATATGGCGCCGACATCCCATCGGTGCGCATCCTCGTGTCCGAGGTGCTAGGCGCGCCCTCGATCGGGCGCTGGACGCGCGTAGCCTCGGCGATGGCCGAGATGTGGCAAGAGAACCTAGGCCTGCCGATCAGCTTGCAAAATACCGAGTTCGAGTTCGAGGCCACCAAGGACGGCGCGGCGCAGATCTTCCGCTCGAGCGCCAGCCCGCTGTTCCTCGACCCAGCCGCCATGACGGCGTGGTTCGGCCAGGGCGCCGCCACGGCCGAGCAGTTCAAGTATAGCAACCCCGAGGTGCAGAAGCTGCTGGCCGATGCCGACGTGGCTACCGACCAGAGCGCGCGCTGCGGGCTGTACCAGCAGGCCGACAAACTGCTGATCGGCGACGGGATCTACGCGGCCGCGTGGGGCCTGAACAACTGGGCCTTCGCCAAACCGTACGTGCGCGGGATCTCGATGAAGACATCGTGGCAGTTCCACCTGTCGGTGCCCGAGATCTACATCGCCGAATAG
- a CDS encoding alpha-hydroxy-acid oxidizing protein, translating into MVRMNPINLADFEALARERMTRLAWDYFEGGAEDEYSVAENRAAFRRITLRPRVLADVATRDLSTSVLGQPIALPVLLAPTSHQSLAHPEAEFATLRGAAAAGTIATLGTGNHFSVEEVSAAVSHPFWFQMYCYESRAITERIIRRAEAAGARALVVTVDATFAPRRERHIRSNFVLPPEVELRNLVGVGLRDQLLEPAHGGMPAFIASLRNMLLTWDEIDWMRSVTSTPIVLKGIMTAEDALLAAEHGVDAIIVSNHGGRQIDGTLATIDALAEIADALAGRIEVLVDGGIRRGTDVLKALALGARAVLIGRPYLWGLAVGGAGGVQQVIELLRAEIVSAMEQCGQADVKTIGRSLVTRG; encoded by the coding sequence ATGGTACGTATGAATCCGATCAATCTGGCCGATTTCGAAGCGCTGGCACGCGAGCGCATGACCCGCCTGGCCTGGGATTACTTCGAGGGCGGGGCCGAAGACGAGTACAGCGTCGCCGAGAACCGCGCGGCCTTCCGCCGGATCACGCTGCGCCCGCGCGTGCTGGCCGACGTGGCCACGCGCGATCTGAGCACCAGCGTGCTGGGCCAGCCGATCGCGCTGCCGGTGCTGCTGGCGCCGACCAGCCACCAGAGCCTGGCGCACCCCGAGGCCGAGTTCGCCACCCTGCGCGGCGCGGCTGCGGCCGGCACGATCGCCACGCTCGGCACCGGCAACCACTTCAGCGTCGAAGAGGTCAGCGCAGCAGTCAGCCACCCTTTCTGGTTCCAGATGTACTGCTACGAAAGCCGCGCCATCACCGAGCGGATCATCCGGCGGGCCGAGGCGGCCGGCGCGCGCGCACTGGTGGTCACGGTCGATGCGACCTTCGCGCCCCGGCGTGAGCGGCACATTCGCAGCAACTTCGTGCTGCCGCCCGAGGTCGAACTGCGCAACCTGGTGGGCGTGGGCCTGCGCGATCAGCTGCTCGAGCCGGCGCACGGCGGTATGCCGGCGTTCATCGCCAGCCTGCGCAACATGCTGCTGACATGGGATGAGATCGACTGGATGCGCAGCGTCACCAGCACGCCGATCGTGCTCAAAGGCATCATGACCGCCGAGGACGCGCTGCTGGCGGCCGAGCACGGCGTAGACGCAATCATCGTGTCGAACCACGGCGGCCGCCAGATCGACGGCACGCTGGCAACGATCGACGCGCTGGCCGAGATCGCCGACGCACTGGCCGGGCGGATTGAGGTGCTGGTGGATGGCGGCATTCGCCGCGGCACCGATGTGCTCAAGGCGCTGGCGCTGGGCGCGCGCGCGGTGCTGATCGGCCGGCCATACCTGTGGGGCCTGGCCGTCGGCGGCGCCGGCGGCGTCCAGCAGGTGATCGAACTCCTGCGCGCCGAGATCGTCTCGGCGATGGAGCAGTGCGGCCAGGCCGACGTGAAGACGATCGGCCGCAGCCTGGTGACGAGGGGATGA
- a CDS encoding FAD-binding oxidoreductase, producing the protein MSKATAIIIGGGVTGLSTAYHLARKQFGRVIVLEQGLVGAGSSSRAAGIITGLLWSETGVRARKLSLARFRELSDELDGYQFQATGCLNLFDPPAWPARAALLPLYDRLGAPYEILDAAEMRRRWPDLHPRDEWIGLFDPLGGYSEPDAYLPALARACRALGVEIRERQPVADFVLRGGRVAGVITGAETIAADAVVCTVYAWTNLLLGRAGIQLPVKAFVHQRYVTEPLAQPLDIPAVNANPLGGYIRPAAGGRMLAGIETAERAEYRVASPGFDMASLSAPAELKQRIKADFTPYVPALGPAAWAIDKVGLLTFAMDGEPILGPLRQIAGLYVGVAFHSGGFAYNPASGMLLAEFVADGRTSVDLAAFAPERFSLAETTAYLAETLEQKHVVRRRH; encoded by the coding sequence ATGAGCAAAGCCACAGCCATTATCATCGGCGGCGGCGTGACCGGGCTTAGCACGGCCTACCACCTGGCGCGCAAGCAGTTCGGGCGCGTGATCGTGCTTGAGCAAGGCCTGGTCGGCGCCGGATCGAGCAGCCGCGCGGCCGGAATCATCACCGGGCTGCTGTGGAGCGAGACCGGCGTGCGGGCGCGGAAGCTGAGCCTGGCGCGCTTCCGCGAGCTGTCGGACGAACTCGACGGCTACCAGTTCCAGGCGACCGGCTGCCTGAACCTGTTCGACCCGCCGGCGTGGCCCGCGCGCGCGGCGCTGCTGCCGCTGTACGACCGGCTGGGCGCGCCCTACGAGATCCTCGACGCCGCCGAGATGCGCCGGCGCTGGCCCGACCTGCACCCGCGCGACGAGTGGATCGGCCTGTTCGACCCGCTGGGCGGCTACAGTGAGCCCGACGCATACCTGCCGGCGCTGGCGCGCGCCTGCCGCGCACTGGGCGTCGAGATCCGCGAGCGCCAGCCGGTGGCCGATTTTGTGCTGCGCGGCGGGCGGGTGGCCGGCGTGATCACCGGCGCCGAGACGATCGCGGCCGACGCGGTGGTATGCACGGTGTATGCCTGGACCAACCTGCTGCTTGGGCGCGCCGGCATTCAGCTGCCGGTCAAGGCCTTCGTACACCAGCGCTATGTGACTGAGCCATTGGCGCAGCCGCTCGACATCCCAGCCGTGAATGCCAACCCGCTGGGCGGCTACATCCGCCCGGCAGCCGGCGGGCGCATGCTGGCCGGGATCGAGACCGCCGAGCGCGCCGAGTACCGCGTGGCATCGCCCGGCTTCGATATGGCGTCGCTGTCGGCGCCGGCCGAGCTGAAGCAGCGCATCAAGGCCGACTTCACGCCCTACGTGCCGGCGCTTGGCCCGGCCGCCTGGGCGATCGACAAGGTCGGGCTGCTGACCTTCGCCATGGACGGCGAGCCGATCCTCGGGCCGCTGCGGCAGATCGCCGGCCTGTACGTCGGCGTCGCGTTCCACTCGGGCGGCTTCGCCTACAACCCGGCCAGCGGCATGCTGCTGGCCGAGTTCGTGGCCGACGGGCGCACCAGCGTCGATCTAGCGGCCTTTGCGCCCGAGCGCTTTAGCCTGGCCGAGACAACGGCGTACCTGGCCGAGACGCTGGAGCAGAAGCACGTGGTGCGGCGGCGGCACTAG